One Ostrea edulis chromosome 2, xbOstEdul1.1, whole genome shotgun sequence genomic region harbors:
- the LOC130052267 gene encoding heat shock 70 kDa protein 12A-like — protein sequence MASGNHLIVAAIDFGTTYSGYAFSFLHEYEKDPTKCSTFTWTAGSGGLQSLKTSSCVLFDKYGNFHKCGFEAEDKYSELALDDEHHDWMFFKRFKMNLYKQIGIRRDFKLEADNGKQMDAMKVFSEVIKHLKNHLVDKCKSQQTSLDIEDILFVITVPAIWTDPAKQFMREAAEMAGIGKDQLIISLEPEAASLFCKHVPIEKMTGSEKGFNVFSSGSTYIVLDAGGGTIDITVHQVQHNGSLKEIHKANGGDWGGIKVDEAFRELLQDIVGKKVMDEFCKEHKYDMLELFRDFEVKKRTITPDSEEKITFKVPISLNETFKASKKCDIKDALKKNSKYKTEVSWMGDKLRMSANIAKGLFANSVNHIVDRLKRLAQIPAVNKATYILMVGGYSESPMLRNAITRAFKNKKVVVPNEAGLSVLKGAVIFGHDPITIEYRVSKYTYGIATMIPFDEDKHDLSRRIETSTGDVLCNGVFDKHVEINKQIKVGVPQIDREYVVTEPDQTRITFKVYISKHPDPMFIDEDEGDSDDSEIDWFDEENECICLGELGIDVPGWGLERLATVSMTFSNTELRVEARNENGENTEASFDLLN from the exons ATGGCATCGGGAAATCATTTGATTGTGGCAGCCATTGATTTTGGTACAACGTACTCTGGCTACGCCTTTTCCTTCCTCCATGAATACGAGAAGGATCCCACTAAGTGTTCCACATTCACCTGGACGGCGGGGAGTGGCGGTCTCCAGTCACTGAAAACATCCAGTTGTGTCCTGTTTGACAAATATGGCAACTTCCATAAGTGTGGATTCGAAGCAGAGGACAAATATTCCGAACTTGCCTTGGACGATGAACATCATGACTGGATGTTCTTCAAGAGATTTAAGATGAATCTTTACAAACAAATA GGAATTAGAAGAGACTTCAAACTGGAAGCTGATAATGGTAAACAAATGGATGCTATGAAAGTCTTTTCAGAGGTTATCAAACATCTAAAAAATCATCTGGTTGATAAATGTAAAAGTCAACAGACGTCACTGGATATAGAAGATATTCTGTTTGTAATCACTGTTCCTGCCATTTGGACTGACCCTGCCAAACAATTTATGAGGGAGGCAGCCGAGATG GCAGGGATCGGAAAGGATCAGTTGATTATATCATTAGAGCCAGAAGCTGCGTCCCTCTTTTGCAAACACGTGCCTATAGAGAAAATGACCGGTTCCGAGAAGGGATTCAACGTTTTCTCTTCTGGTTCAACCTACATTGTGCTTGATGCAGGGG GTGGTACCATTGATATTACCGTGCATCAGGTGCAACACAATGGCAGTCTTAAAGAAATTCACAAAGCAAATGGAGGGGACTGGGGTGGAATAAAAGTTGATGAAGCATTCAGGGAATTGCTACAAGATATTGTTGGAAAGAAAGTCATGGATGAATTTTGCAAGGAACACAAGTACGACATGCTAGAACTTTTTAGAGATTTTGAAGTGAAAAAGCGCACGATTACACCAGATTCAGAGGagaaaataacttttaaagttcCAATCAGTTTGAATGAAACATTTAAAGCTTCAAAAAAGTGCGACATCAAAGACGCCCTGAAGAAAAATTCGAAATACAAAACTGAAGTATCTTGGATGGGAGACAAACTCCGAATGAGTGCCAATATTGCTAAAGGTCTTTTTGCGAATTCTGTGAACCATATCGTGGATCGTCTGAAACGTCTTGCACAGATTCCGGCTGTCAACAAAGCAACTTACATTCTGATGGTTGGCGGTTACTCCGAATCACCGATGCTTCGTAACGCGATAACGAGAGCATTCAAGAATAAGAAAGTAGTTGTCCCGAACGAGGCTGGACTATCTGTTTTGAAAGGAGCGGTGATATTTGGCCACGATCCAATCACCATTGAGTACAGGGTTAGCAAATATACATATGGTATCGCAACGATGATTCCATTTGATGAAGACAAACACGATTTGTCTAGACGAATTGAGACAAGCACTGGGGATGTGTTATGCAATGGAGTGTTTGATAAGCATGTTGAAATCAATAAGCAGATTAAAGTTGGGGTCCCACAGATAGATAGAGAATATGTTGTCACTGAACCAGATCAAACCAGAATTACTTTCAAagtatatatttcaaaacaccCTGATCCAATGTTCATCGACGAAGATGAAGGAGACAGCGATGATTCAGAGATCGATTGGTTTGACGAAGAAAATGAATGCATTTGTCTTGGTGAATTGGGCATCGACGTTCCTGGTTGGGGGCTAGAGCGGTTAGCAACGGTTTCCATGACCTTCAGCAACACTGAACTTAGAGTAGAAGCCCGCAATGAGAACGGAGAAAATACAGAGGCATCTTTTGATCTATTAAATTAA